A region from the Planctomycetota bacterium genome encodes:
- a CDS encoding NADH-quinone oxidoreductase subunit F, with protein MERLHSAADLSALKERIRQQPHRQLTTLCLCDTGCRALGSVPVRDALAKAFAARPELAARLRFQRTGCHGFCEAGPLLAVRPEGILYVRVKAEDVPEIVQATLEGRVVERLLYVDPATKQPVRLERDVPFYRNQTRLVFRHCGQIDPESIEDYLALDGYEAAAKALTTMTPDQVIAEVAASGLRGRGGAGFPTGKKWQLCRASAGDTKYLICNADEGDPGAFMDRGVCEGDPHAILEGMLIGAYAIGCNHGYIYCRAEYPIAIQHLAKAIADAEALGLLGDGILGTPFAFHLKIKQGAGAFVCGEETALIASIEGKRGMPRVRPPFPAQAGAFGKPTNINNVETFACVPPIISR; from the coding sequence ATGGAACGACTGCACTCGGCGGCTGACCTGTCGGCGCTCAAGGAGCGCATCCGGCAGCAGCCGCACCGCCAACTCACCACGCTGTGCCTGTGCGACACGGGCTGCCGCGCCCTGGGCAGCGTGCCGGTTCGCGACGCGCTCGCCAAGGCGTTCGCCGCCCGGCCCGAGCTCGCTGCCCGCCTGCGCTTCCAACGCACCGGCTGCCACGGCTTCTGCGAGGCAGGGCCGCTCCTGGCCGTCCGGCCCGAGGGCATCCTCTACGTGCGCGTCAAGGCCGAGGACGTGCCCGAGATCGTTCAGGCCACCCTCGAGGGCCGGGTGGTCGAACGCCTCCTCTATGTGGACCCTGCCACCAAACAGCCCGTGCGCCTCGAGCGCGACGTCCCATTCTACAGGAACCAGACGCGCCTCGTCTTCCGCCACTGCGGGCAGATCGACCCCGAGAGCATCGAGGACTATCTGGCCCTCGACGGCTACGAGGCGGCCGCCAAGGCCCTGACCACGATGACGCCCGACCAGGTGATCGCCGAGGTGGCCGCCAGCGGCCTGCGCGGCCGGGGCGGCGCCGGCTTCCCCACCGGCAAAAAGTGGCAGCTCTGCCGCGCCTCGGCCGGCGACACCAAGTACCTCATCTGCAACGCCGACGAGGGCGACCCGGGCGCCTTCATGGACCGCGGCGTGTGCGAGGGCGACCCCCACGCGATCCTCGAGGGCATGCTCATCGGCGCCTATGCCATCGGCTGCAACCACGGCTACATCTACTGCCGGGCCGAATACCCCATCGCCATCCAGCACCTCGCGAAGGCCATCGCCGACGCCGAGGCGCTGGGCCTCCTGGGCGACGGCATCCTCGGCACCCCCTTCGCGTTCCACCTGAAGATCAAGCAGGGCGCGGGCGCCTTCGTGTGCGGCGAGGAGACGGCGCTCATCGCCTCCATCGAAGGCAAGCGCGGCATGCCGCGCGTCCGCCCCCCGTTCCCCGCCCAGGCCGGCGCCTTCGGCAAGCCCACCAACATCAACAACGTCGAAACCTTCGCCTGCGTGCCGCCCATCATCAGCCGCG
- the nuoE gene encoding NADH-quinone oxidoreductase subunit NuoE, with protein sequence MHPALIEVLARHGTDRSDLIPILQDAQAAIGYLPTDVMADVARHLNVPEAAVKGVASFYAQFYFEPQGRHRVRVCRGTACHVRGSGQIRRLLESKLKVKEGQTTPDLLFTYETVACVGCCALSPVMMVDDKYFGRLTPEQADAVIDDYIRQARAEEPHGTTALGG encoded by the coding sequence ATGCATCCCGCCCTGATAGAGGTTCTGGCTCGGCACGGCACGGACCGCAGTGACCTCATCCCGATTCTTCAGGATGCTCAAGCCGCCATCGGCTACCTGCCGACGGACGTGATGGCCGACGTGGCCCGCCACCTCAACGTGCCCGAGGCGGCCGTGAAGGGGGTGGCCAGCTTCTACGCCCAATTCTACTTCGAGCCGCAGGGCCGCCACCGCGTCCGCGTGTGCCGCGGCACGGCCTGCCACGTGCGCGGCTCGGGCCAGATCCGCCGCCTCCTCGAGAGCAAGCTCAAGGTCAAAGAGGGCCAGACCACGCCCGACCTGCTCTTCACCTACGAAACCGTCGCGTGCGTGGGCTGCTGCGCCCTGTCGCCGGTGATGATGGTGGACGACAAGTACTTCGGGCGGCTCACGCCCGAGCAGGCCGACGCGGTGATTGACGACTACATTCGCCAGGCCCGCGCAGAGGAGCCCCATGGAACGACTGCACTCGGCGGCTGA
- the polA gene encoding DNA polymerase I, with the protein MPERPRLFLIDGHALAYRSYFAFIRNPLINSKGQNTSAIYGFASTVLRLIEKESPDRIAVVFDSPEPTFRHQRFPDYKATREKMPDEMREQLPLLDEVVAALGLPSIRCPGFEADDVIGTLARRAEAAGWDALIVSGDKDFMQLVSDHVKLLDLKKKSGEDEVIDRAAVEARFGVPPEKVVDVLGLMGDASDNVPGVPGVGEKTALELVRAYGSLEGALEHAAEVRNKRVREGLLAGGEKGRLSKELVTIHTDSPVVFDPAQFGVRSPDAQRLLKLFEELEFPSLIEKVQFVGAAPGEVAYRTVADARALDALIERLRQAQEFVLDLETTSTEPTRAEIVGLSFAFREREAFYVPVGECGVRNAECGAEARGPRPEEDLPLFSASRGVPHPQPPAPDTERPVHDILDPLRPILEDPAARKGGQNIKYDMVVLANYGIEVRGIAFDTMVESYLLDPSQRQHNLDLLALKHLNIRKIPTSDLLGKGKAQISMRDVPVAKVAEYACEDADVTLRLHRLFLPKLGEAGVEKLYREVEVPLVGVLARMESRGVRVNLELLQALSSEFAAKIDALVAEIHQLAGEEFNVNSTQQLGAILFDKLQIHKSKAGRVRKTKTGYGTSVGALEDFADVPIVQRLLEYRALAKLKGTYVDAFPALVNPRTGKIHTSFNQTVTATGRLSSSDPNLQNIPIRTEVGKRIREAFVPSDASRRLVCADYSQIELRILAHYTGDENLLGAFRRGEDIHRRTASEVFETPIEQVTPEMRSRAKAINFGIIYGMGPQRLAHDTGITLAEAQQFIERYFRRYPLIKKYMDDTIAAAARDGFVSTLLGRRRPIPEIHSTNQGTRSAAERAAINTPIQGSAADLIKVAMVRLDEALRRSHPDAWMILQVHDELVFDVPADQVDAVCAIVRGEMESAMALRVPLKVDISVGSTWSK; encoded by the coding sequence ATGCCTGAAAGGCCCCGCCTGTTTCTGATTGACGGCCATGCGCTGGCCTATCGCTCGTATTTCGCGTTCATCCGCAATCCGCTGATCAACTCGAAGGGGCAGAACACGAGCGCGATCTACGGCTTCGCCTCGACGGTTCTGCGGCTGATCGAGAAGGAGTCGCCCGACCGGATCGCCGTGGTGTTCGACAGCCCGGAGCCGACGTTCCGGCACCAGAGGTTCCCCGACTACAAGGCGACGCGCGAGAAGATGCCCGACGAGATGCGCGAGCAACTGCCCTTGCTGGACGAGGTGGTGGCCGCGCTGGGCCTGCCGAGCATCCGGTGCCCTGGCTTCGAGGCCGACGACGTGATCGGCACCCTCGCCCGCCGCGCCGAGGCCGCGGGGTGGGACGCCCTGATCGTGTCGGGGGATAAGGACTTCATGCAGCTCGTGAGCGACCACGTGAAGCTCCTCGACCTGAAGAAAAAGTCGGGCGAGGACGAGGTGATTGACCGGGCGGCCGTGGAGGCGAGGTTTGGGGTGCCGCCCGAGAAGGTGGTGGACGTGCTGGGGCTGATGGGCGACGCGTCGGACAACGTGCCCGGGGTGCCGGGCGTGGGGGAGAAGACGGCCCTCGAGCTGGTGCGGGCCTACGGCTCGCTTGAGGGCGCGCTGGAGCACGCGGCGGAGGTCAGGAACAAGCGGGTGCGCGAGGGGCTCCTCGCGGGCGGCGAGAAGGGCCGGCTCTCGAAGGAACTCGTCACGATCCACACCGACAGCCCTGTGGTGTTCGACCCCGCGCAGTTCGGAGTCCGCAGCCCCGACGCCCAACGGCTGCTCAAGCTCTTCGAGGAGTTGGAGTTCCCCTCGCTTATCGAGAAGGTCCAGTTCGTCGGCGCCGCGCCGGGCGAGGTGGCCTACCGCACGGTGGCCGACGCGCGAGCGCTCGACGCCCTGATCGAACGCCTGAGGCAGGCGCAGGAGTTCGTGCTCGACCTCGAAACCACCTCGACCGAGCCGACGCGGGCCGAGATCGTCGGCCTGTCGTTCGCCTTCCGCGAGCGCGAGGCCTTCTACGTGCCGGTTGGCGAGTGCGGAGTGCGGAATGCGGAGTGCGGAGCGGAAGCCCGAGGACCGCGCCCAGAGGAGGACTTGCCGCTTTTCAGCGCCAGCCGAGGCGTTCCTCACCCCCAACCCCCGGCACCGGACACCGAACGCCCGGTCCATGACATCCTCGACCCCCTGCGGCCCATCCTGGAGGACCCCGCGGCGCGCAAAGGCGGGCAGAACATCAAGTACGACATGGTCGTGCTCGCCAACTACGGCATCGAGGTGCGGGGTATCGCGTTCGACACGATGGTCGAGTCGTACCTCCTCGACCCCTCGCAGCGGCAGCACAACCTCGACCTGCTGGCCCTTAAGCACCTGAATATCCGGAAGATTCCGACCAGCGACCTCCTCGGCAAGGGCAAGGCCCAGATCAGCATGCGCGATGTGCCGGTGGCCAAGGTAGCCGAGTACGCCTGCGAGGACGCCGACGTGACCCTGCGCCTCCACCGCCTCTTCCTGCCGAAGCTGGGGGAGGCCGGTGTCGAGAAGCTCTACCGCGAAGTCGAGGTGCCGCTCGTGGGCGTGCTGGCCCGCATGGAGAGCCGAGGGGTACGGGTGAATCTGGAACTCCTCCAGGCGCTGTCGAGCGAATTCGCCGCGAAGATTGACGCCCTGGTGGCGGAGATTCATCAGCTCGCCGGCGAGGAGTTCAACGTCAACTCCACCCAGCAGCTCGGCGCGATCCTCTTCGACAAGCTCCAGATTCACAAGAGCAAGGCAGGCCGTGTTCGGAAGACCAAGACCGGGTATGGGACGAGTGTGGGCGCGCTGGAGGACTTTGCCGACGTGCCGATCGTGCAGCGTCTGCTCGAATACCGCGCCCTGGCGAAACTCAAGGGCACCTATGTGGACGCCTTTCCCGCCCTGGTGAACCCGCGCACGGGCAAGATTCACACGTCGTTCAACCAGACGGTCACGGCCACCGGCCGCCTGTCGTCGTCGGACCCCAACCTCCAGAACATTCCGATCCGCACCGAGGTGGGCAAGCGCATCCGGGAGGCATTCGTGCCCAGCGACGCCTCGCGGCGCCTCGTATGCGCCGACTACTCGCAGATCGAGCTACGCATCCTGGCCCACTACACGGGCGACGAGAACCTTCTGGGCGCCTTCCGCCGCGGCGAGGACATTCACCGCCGCACCGCCAGCGAGGTGTTCGAGACGCCCATCGAGCAGGTGACCCCCGAGATGCGCTCGCGGGCCAAGGCCATCAACTTCGGCATCATCTACGGCATGGGGCCGCAACGCCTGGCGCACGACACCGGCATCACCCTGGCCGAGGCGCAGCAGTTCATCGAGCGCTACTTCCGCCGCTACCCGCTCATCAAGAAGTACATGGACGACACGATCGCGGCCGCCGCGCGCGACGGCTTCGTGAGCACCCTCCTTGGCCGCCGACGCCCCATTCCCGAGATCCACAGCACCAACCAGGGCACGCGTTCGGCGGCCGAACGGGCCGCGATCAACACCCCCATCCAGGGCTCCGCCGCCGACCTCATCAAGGTGGCCATGGTGCGGCTCGACGAGGCGCTCCGCAGGAGCCACCCCGATGCCTGGATGATCCTCCAGGTGCACGACGAACTCGTCTTCGACGTCCCCGCAGACCAGGTGGACGCGGTCTGTGCCATCGTGCGCGGTGAGATGGAATCCGCGATGGCACTCCGCGTGCCGCTGAAGGTGGACATCTCCGTTGGCAGCACGTGGTCCAAGTGA
- a CDS encoding SMP-30/gluconolactonase/LRE family protein, which produces MRKALALAVVVAAAAGAAEKWPESAELIIKGLKFTEGPAWSAKGFLLFSDIPANRIYRWEEGKEPVAFRDPSNNSNGLAFDAQGRLIACEHGARRVTRTEADGTVTVLADQFEGKRLNSPNDLTLAADGSIYFTDPPYGVKREDRELDFEGVYRLSPDGKLALVVKDLGRPNGIGLSPDGKRLYVDDSEARTVHVYDVQADGTVANGRLLINLGLHGTRVCDGLKVDAEGNLYVTGTDAVYVVSPDGKLLAKIACPGQCTNCCFGGPDGKTLFVTARTKEGGGVYRVRVPIAGSSPK; this is translated from the coding sequence ATGCGCAAGGCATTGGCGCTGGCGGTCGTGGTGGCTGCGGCGGCAGGGGCGGCGGAGAAGTGGCCCGAGAGCGCGGAGTTGATCATCAAGGGCCTCAAGTTCACCGAAGGCCCTGCGTGGAGTGCCAAGGGCTTCCTCCTCTTCAGCGACATCCCCGCCAACCGCATCTACCGATGGGAGGAGGGGAAGGAGCCGGTCGCCTTCCGCGACCCGAGCAACAACTCGAACGGCCTGGCCTTCGACGCCCAGGGGCGCCTCATCGCCTGCGAGCACGGCGCCCGCCGCGTCACCCGCACCGAGGCCGACGGCACGGTGACGGTCCTCGCCGACCAGTTCGAGGGGAAGCGCCTCAACAGCCCCAACGACCTCACCCTCGCCGCCGACGGCTCGATCTACTTCACCGACCCGCCCTACGGCGTCAAGCGGGAGGATAGGGAGCTGGACTTCGAGGGCGTCTACCGGCTCTCGCCCGATGGCAAGCTGGCCCTGGTCGTGAAGGACCTTGGGCGGCCCAACGGCATCGGCCTCTCGCCCGACGGCAAGCGGCTCTACGTGGACGACTCGGAGGCCAGGACGGTCCACGTCTACGACGTCCAGGCCGACGGCACGGTGGCCAATGGCCGCCTGCTCATCAACCTCGGCCTCCACGGCACCCGCGTGTGCGACGGCCTGAAGGTGGACGCCGAGGGCAACCTGTATGTGACGGGCACCGATGCGGTCTACGTCGTCAGCCCCGACGGCAAGCTCCTCGCCAAGATCGCCTGCCCCGGCCAGTGCACCAACTGCTGCTTCGGCGGGCCGGACGGCAAGACCCTCTTCGTCACCGCCCGCACCAAAGAGGGCGGGGGAGTCTACCGCGTCCGAGTCCCCATTGCCGGCTCTTCGCCGAAGTGA
- a CDS encoding cyclophilin-like fold protein produces MPRILVKAKKVQMAAQLNDTPTARAIWNALPIESIARLWGKEVYFEIPVHQDPDDAQASVPSGTVAFWPDGDCLCLFYGQTPASPVNVVGTLEGDPNELARVKSGEVIRVEKAE; encoded by the coding sequence ATGCCCAGGATACTCGTGAAGGCGAAGAAAGTCCAGATGGCCGCCCAACTCAACGACACGCCGACGGCGCGGGCCATCTGGAATGCCCTGCCCATCGAGAGCATCGCCCGCCTGTGGGGCAAGGAGGTCTACTTCGAAATCCCCGTCCACCAGGACCCCGACGATGCCCAGGCGAGCGTGCCGTCGGGCACCGTGGCCTTCTGGCCCGACGGCGACTGCCTGTGCCTCTTCTATGGCCAGACGCCCGCCAGCCCGGTCAACGTGGTGGGCACGCTGGAGGGCGACCCGAACGAGCTGGCCAGGGTGAAGAGCGGCGAGGTGATTCGGGTCGAGAAGGCGGAGTAG
- a CDS encoding zinc-binding dehydrogenase → MKALQMVAPRTLALRDDVVAPAPRQGEVLVRCAWVSVCGSNIHPFLGLGRWAGDYPKPPGWDGHECVGTVVESRLPGWEPGTLVLAHPEDYLGFAELVRAKPPGLVRLPKCEDPVPFITAQPLATVLRAMSRIQSVANQRCAVVGQGPMGLIFTRVLRHAGARQVIGIDLLENRLEAARRFGATDVVDAAKANVPEAVRALTGGAMVDLSVEAVGLPESLATATLLPRRKGRVYVFGVARHATQDFPLNHFMRNEMEMVSSVGPECVEFFESAVRMVADGEIDLSALITHRLPWAEAQRAFEMYADHANGALKVVLEV, encoded by the coding sequence ATGAAAGCCCTTCAGATGGTCGCGCCCCGCACGCTGGCGCTGCGCGACGACGTGGTCGCGCCCGCGCCGCGCCAGGGCGAGGTGCTCGTGCGGTGCGCCTGGGTGTCGGTGTGCGGCAGCAACATCCACCCCTTCCTCGGCCTCGGACGCTGGGCGGGCGACTATCCGAAGCCGCCGGGCTGGGACGGCCACGAGTGTGTGGGCACAGTCGTCGAATCGCGGCTCCCCGGCTGGGAGCCCGGGACCCTCGTGCTCGCGCACCCCGAGGACTACCTGGGCTTCGCGGAACTCGTGCGCGCGAAGCCCCCGGGCCTCGTGCGGCTGCCCAAGTGCGAGGACCCCGTGCCCTTCATCACCGCCCAGCCGCTGGCCACCGTGCTGCGGGCGATGAGCCGCATCCAGTCCGTCGCCAACCAGCGCTGCGCCGTGGTCGGCCAGGGGCCGATGGGCCTCATCTTCACCCGTGTGCTGCGGCACGCGGGCGCCCGCCAGGTGATCGGCATAGACTTGTTGGAGAACCGCCTCGAGGCCGCCCGACGTTTCGGCGCCACCGACGTCGTGGATGCGGCGAAGGCGAACGTGCCCGAGGCGGTGCGCGCCCTCACGGGCGGGGCGATGGTGGACTTGAGCGTGGAGGCGGTGGGCCTGCCCGAATCGCTGGCCACGGCGACGCTCCTGCCCCGGCGCAAGGGGCGCGTCTACGTCTTCGGCGTCGCACGCCACGCGACTCAGGACTTCCCGCTGAATCACTTCATGCGCAATGAGATGGAGATGGTGAGTTCCGTGGGGCCGGAATGTGTGGAGTTCTTCGAGAGCGCCGTGCGGATGGTGGCGGACGGGGAGATTGACCTCTCCGCGCTCATCACCCACCGGCTGCCGTGGGCCGAGGCCCAGCGGGCCTTCGAGATGTACGCTGACCACGCTAACGGAGCACTCAAGGTGGTTCTGGAGGTCTGA
- the ccsA gene encoding cytochrome c biogenesis protein CcsA, whose product MNDVSFFWIAFGAYLAAAFVLTAAAFRPKGEGLARLGRGLAWLGLAAHTVSIVWRSFAIGTEPASRFFERLAGAFAAGPAWQAAVYALLLVVAAAAVAVGIACRRTRFLWLPAVALAVVLEMILLDFLNFTRMPIDKTYEYLSFASWCSAIALLALSPTLRLVVMDAALAVAASLLTVFAAIQPKSVELQLVPALQSYWLFIHVSLTALAYAIFGIAFVVGALLLVKAYDPALVLPGTKRRLLLVGTLVKAACAALVLALVLGGLILPFRGVAYAPHETRGEATALPIGAIQIVRYGAALVGVFAVAALALFWTVYPMARKRDDRSGLGSFVFVVSSGALFAACLLLGGFTRAQERAIETLHRERRELDRVIGQVAPEEGGALTRQALDADIELWRSLSLQAKSILSKARWLPLTLDKQREVAADPVFKSLRDLFARAGVEWRAEVRYKDIKQIGRELGERADYTEAVGRRLNLPADRAQLQRVQASLEAEQNAREAKALLPRTPAGQIAAFVGIAVLLATPIGWALYFVLPRVRGRLPDVARLDRISYGCVLAGYPIFTFGALLAGAIWAHFAWGNWWSWDPKEVGSLIGWVLYTVYLHQRYREGLSPRSAALAAILGFLACTLSLAGNSFLGGLHAYS is encoded by the coding sequence ATGAACGATGTGAGCTTCTTCTGGATCGCCTTCGGCGCCTACCTGGCGGCGGCGTTTGTGCTGACCGCGGCGGCCTTCCGCCCGAAGGGGGAGGGGCTGGCCCGCCTGGGGCGCGGCCTGGCCTGGCTGGGCCTGGCCGCGCACACGGTGAGCATCGTGTGGCGGTCGTTTGCCATCGGCACGGAGCCGGCCAGCAGGTTCTTCGAGCGTCTGGCTGGGGCGTTCGCCGCGGGGCCGGCCTGGCAGGCGGCGGTGTATGCGCTGCTGCTGGTGGTGGCCGCGGCCGCGGTGGCGGTCGGGATTGCCTGCCGCAGGACGCGGTTCCTCTGGCTTCCCGCGGTGGCCCTGGCTGTGGTGCTGGAGATGATTCTCCTGGACTTCCTCAACTTCACCCGGATGCCGATTGACAAGACCTACGAGTACCTGTCCTTCGCCTCCTGGTGTTCGGCGATCGCCCTCCTGGCGCTCAGTCCGACGTTGCGCCTGGTCGTGATGGATGCCGCCCTGGCCGTCGCGGCGAGCTTGCTCACCGTCTTCGCCGCCATCCAGCCCAAGTCGGTCGAGCTCCAGCTCGTGCCGGCCCTCCAGTCGTACTGGCTCTTCATCCACGTGTCGCTCACCGCCCTGGCCTACGCGATCTTCGGCATCGCCTTCGTCGTGGGCGCCCTGCTGCTTGTGAAGGCGTATGACCCTGCCCTGGTGCTGCCGGGCACGAAGCGGCGGCTTCTCCTCGTCGGCACCCTCGTGAAAGCCGCGTGCGCGGCCCTGGTCCTCGCGCTGGTGCTGGGCGGGCTGATCCTGCCGTTCCGCGGGGTGGCCTACGCGCCCCACGAGACCCGGGGCGAGGCCACGGCCCTCCCCATCGGGGCCATCCAGATCGTGCGCTACGGCGCCGCGCTCGTGGGCGTGTTCGCCGTCGCGGCGCTGGCCCTCTTCTGGACGGTCTACCCGATGGCCCGCAAGCGGGACGACAGGTCGGGCCTCGGCTCGTTCGTGTTTGTGGTGTCGAGCGGTGCGTTGTTCGCCGCGTGTCTCCTCCTGGGCGGGTTCACGCGGGCCCAGGAGCGCGCGATCGAGACCCTGCATCGCGAGCGCCGGGAACTGGACCGCGTGATCGGCCAGGTGGCGCCCGAGGAGGGCGGCGCGCTCACGCGCCAGGCTCTCGACGCCGACATTGAGCTGTGGCGGTCGCTCTCGCTTCAGGCCAAGAGCATCTTGAGCAAGGCCCGGTGGCTGCCATTGACCCTCGACAAGCAGAGGGAGGTGGCCGCCGACCCCGTGTTCAAGTCCCTCCGGGACCTCTTCGCGAGGGCAGGGGTGGAGTGGCGGGCGGAGGTGCGCTACAAGGACATCAAGCAGATCGGCCGTGAGCTCGGGGAGCGGGCCGACTACACGGAAGCCGTGGGCCGCCGCCTGAATCTGCCCGCCGACCGGGCACAGCTTCAGCGGGTGCAGGCGTCGCTCGAGGCCGAACAGAACGCCCGCGAGGCCAAGGCCCTGTTGCCGCGCACGCCGGCGGGGCAGATCGCGGCCTTCGTGGGCATCGCGGTGCTTCTGGCCACGCCGATCGGCTGGGCGCTCTACTTCGTCCTGCCACGGGTGAGAGGGCGTCTCCCCGACGTGGCGCGCCTCGACCGCATCAGCTACGGCTGCGTGCTGGCCGGCTACCCGATCTTCACCTTCGGGGCGCTGCTGGCGGGCGCCATCTGGGCGCACTTCGCCTGGGGCAACTGGTGGAGCTGGGACCCCAAGGAGGTCGGCTCGCTCATCGGGTGGGTCCTCTACACGGTCTACCTGCACCAGCGCTATCGCGAGGGGCTGAGCCCCCGCTCCGCCGCGTTGGCGGCGATTCTGGGCTTTCTGGCGTGCACGCTCAGCCTGGCGGGCAACTCGTTCCTGGGCGGCCTGCACGCGTACTCCTGA
- a CDS encoding cytochrome c biogenesis protein ResB yields the protein MAERHAISNSRSPIQTLWRAVAGVRLAVALLALIAVASTVGVVLPQPESFNPASYLERRLAPHSSTALRPAEFVALARAAGVLAGDETFESLARRVQEGPLAEADWDGVARALGPRLQQGDARDSPCLRLSYVDSFGPVLGRAMLLLRIHTLFTSLWFRALCAALLVNLVACSAERLPAQWRMAFRHRPSEDPAWYRRRAVHAEAVAEPGVAAALEASLRSGGFRVRRLAAGRCTMIEGARGWLGALGRWWAPLGQLAGVGRLGAQVVHAGVVLIVVGGFISSQLSFRHVQLLARGEVVAVPLDPRAASQRDWRERPGEAPGAARFRLQLRRFEFRADALGKPEYFGSHVTLLDTTPPTDTVIEVNHPLVYRGFHVYQQSYQPDYRGVTSVSFLVARMRRAPQEGGAGPGDPPPPEVLEQVSLSVPPGMRVSVPGTDLALRVVNYFPHWQIPLEQTPDGRIVAGEARNASDDPVNPAVRIALEAPGEEPRQRWVPLPLRSGEPRPGGMVDFGDYRILPVDFAPEYATWLTFKTHPAMLPVWAGCAVMMVGVVLCFYCTHERVWALVRPRGDGREEVFLAGDSFKWRERFRQRFAALAAGVGSPDSATTEDAERTP from the coding sequence ATGGCTGAGAGGCACGCCATCTCGAACTCCCGATCGCCGATCCAGACCCTCTGGCGAGCGGTGGCAGGCGTGCGCCTGGCGGTGGCGCTCCTGGCCCTCATCGCCGTGGCGTCCACGGTCGGCGTCGTGCTGCCGCAGCCCGAGTCCTTCAACCCCGCCAGCTACCTCGAGCGGCGGCTGGCTCCTCACTCGAGCACGGCGCTGAGGCCCGCCGAGTTCGTCGCCCTGGCCCGCGCGGCGGGCGTCCTGGCGGGCGACGAAACGTTCGAGTCGCTCGCGCGGCGAGTGCAGGAGGGCCCACTGGCCGAGGCGGACTGGGATGGCGTCGCCCGGGCCCTCGGGCCGCGCCTCCAGCAGGGCGATGCGAGGGATTCGCCCTGCCTCCGGCTGTCGTATGTGGACTCTTTCGGCCCCGTTCTCGGGCGGGCCATGCTTCTCCTGCGCATCCACACGCTCTTCACCTCGCTGTGGTTTCGCGCGTTGTGCGCCGCGCTGCTCGTGAACCTGGTGGCGTGTTCGGCCGAGCGCCTCCCGGCCCAGTGGCGCATGGCATTCCGTCACAGGCCCTCGGAGGACCCCGCGTGGTACCGGCGGCGAGCCGTCCACGCGGAGGCCGTTGCCGAGCCCGGCGTTGCGGCAGCGCTCGAGGCCTCCCTCCGTTCAGGCGGCTTCCGGGTGAGGCGTCTGGCGGCGGGGCGGTGTACGATGATCGAGGGGGCTCGTGGCTGGCTGGGCGCCCTGGGGAGGTGGTGGGCGCCGTTGGGGCAGCTTGCGGGCGTGGGCCGGCTGGGTGCCCAGGTGGTCCACGCGGGCGTGGTGCTCATCGTGGTGGGCGGCTTCATCTCCAGCCAGCTATCGTTCCGCCACGTGCAGTTGCTGGCTCGCGGCGAGGTGGTGGCCGTGCCTCTCGACCCGCGGGCCGCCTCGCAACGCGATTGGCGCGAGAGACCCGGCGAAGCGCCGGGGGCCGCACGCTTCCGCCTGCAACTGCGCCGGTTCGAGTTCCGCGCCGACGCGCTCGGCAAGCCCGAGTACTTCGGCTCGCACGTGACGCTGCTCGACACCACGCCGCCCACCGACACGGTCATTGAGGTGAACCACCCCCTCGTCTACCGCGGCTTCCACGTCTACCAGCAGAGCTATCAGCCGGACTATCGCGGGGTCACGTCGGTCAGCTTCCTGGTCGCCCGGATGCGCCGGGCGCCGCAGGAGGGCGGAGCGGGGCCGGGCGATCCGCCGCCGCCTGAGGTGCTCGAACAGGTGTCGCTCTCCGTCCCGCCCGGAATGAGGGTTTCCGTGCCCGGGACCGACCTGGCCTTGCGCGTGGTCAACTACTTCCCGCACTGGCAGATTCCGCTCGAGCAGACGCCCGACGGCCGGATCGTCGCCGGCGAAGCCAGGAACGCATCCGATGACCCCGTCAACCCGGCCGTCCGCATCGCCCTGGAGGCGCCGGGCGAGGAACCGCGCCAGCGCTGGGTGCCGCTGCCCCTGCGCTCCGGCGAGCCTCGCCCGGGCGGGATGGTGGATTTCGGGGACTACCGCATCCTTCCTGTGGACTTCGCTCCCGAGTACGCCACGTGGCTGACCTTCAAGACCCATCCCGCCATGCTGCCCGTCTGGGCCGGCTGTGCGGTGATGATGGTCGGCGTCGTGCTGTGCTTCTACTGCACGCACGAACGTGTCTGGGCCCTGGTGCGCCCTCGAGGCGATGGTCGCGAGGAAGTTTTCCTGGCCGGCGACTCGTTCAAGTGGCGCGAGCGGTTCAGGCAGCGCTTCGCGGCTCTGGCCGCCGGCGTGGGAAGCCCTGACTCAGCAACCACGGAAGATGCGGAGCGGACTCCATGA